A DNA window from Purpureocillium takamizusanense chromosome 9, complete sequence contains the following coding sequences:
- the LXR1 gene encoding Sorbose reductase (EggNog:ENOG503NXQY~COG:Q): MVQQVPKPDRLADLLSLKGKVVVVTGASGPRGMGIEAARGSAEFGANVALTYSSRKEGAEKNVEELIRDYGVKAKAYKCNVADYSDVERVVNEIIKDFGKIDGFVANAGATADAGVIDGTSEAWDKVIQVDLNGTAYCAKAVGAHFKKQGHGSFVITASMSGHIANYPQEQTSYNVAKAGCIHMARSLANEWRDFARVNSVSPGYIDTGLSDFIDQKTQDLWRSMIPMDRNGQAKELKGAYVYLLSDASSYMTGNDMVIDGGYTCR; this comes from the exons ATGGTCCAGCAAGTTCCCAAGCCTGATCGTCTCGCCGACCTCCTGAgcctcaagggcaaggtcgtcgtcgtcaccggcgcgTCTGGGCCCcgcggcatgggcatcgaggccgcTCGCGGTAGCGCCGAATTCGGTGCCAATGTGGCTCTGACCTACTCCTCTCGCAAGGAGGGCGCGGAGAAGAACGTCGAAGAGTTGATCAGGGACTAtggcgtcaaggccaaggcgtACAAGTGCAACGTTGCCGACTACTCCGACGTGGAACGCGTCGTCAACGAAATCATCAAGGACTTTGGCAAGATTGACGGCTTTGTTGCCAA TGCCGGAGCCACCGCTGATGCGGGCGTCATTGACGGCACGTCCGAGGCCTGGGACAAGGTCATCCAGGTCGACCTCAACGGCACCGCCTACTGCGCCAAGGCCGTTGGCGCCCACTTCAAGAAGCAGGGCCACGGCTCCTTCGTCATCACGGCTTCCATGTCCGGGCACATTGCCAACTACCCGCAGGAGCAGACGTCCTACAACGTGGCCAAGGCTGGGTGCATCCACATGGCCCGCTCCCTCGCGAACGAGTGGCGAGACTTTGCTCGAGTCAACAGCGTCTCTCCCGGCTACATCGACACCGGTCTGTCCGACTTTATCGACCAGAAGACGCAAGACCTGTGGCGTTCCATGATCCCG ATGGACCGCAACggccaggccaaggagctcaagggAGCTTATGTCTACCTGCTCTCGGATGCCAGTTCCTACATGACCGGAAACGACATGGTGATTGACGGCGGCTACACATGCCGATAA